A genomic stretch from Erwinia sp. E_sp_B01_1 includes:
- a CDS encoding CoA transferase: MDSEFSAQLWQQLWQALRGTASPLPEVRFSGEGRFCSCYPVTELASGSMVLAMQAVADLVGNAQPPEVDCRLASRWFRQSFQPLNREAPALWDPFAGDYPTADGWIRLHTNAPHHRAAMESVLGQHRDRASLAQAVKQWRKTALEEAVIAAQGCAAEMRSVEEWLQHPQGQSVRQEALIDQSRQPEASAPLWRLFPARPLQGVRVLDLTRIIAGPVATRFLAGLGAEVLRIDPPGWQEPTLEEEVTLGKRCARLDLKTADGRQVFEKLLAEADVLVHGYRADALNNLGYDSETRQKIAPGLVDVSLNAWGWSGPWRNRRGFDSLVQMGCGIADSGQKWQSSDAPLPLPVQALDHATGYLMAAAVIEGLRQRLLHNTGFTARLSLARTALLLTDNPLPATAQPQEPDTELPETKQPHGPDQDLPHDHNVETEITAWGIGYRLRSPLWLPGTPLVWSRPASPLGSAQPCWRN; this comes from the coding sequence ATGGACAGTGAGTTTTCGGCACAGCTATGGCAACAACTCTGGCAGGCGCTTCGCGGCACCGCTTCGCCCCTTCCTGAGGTCAGGTTCAGCGGCGAGGGGCGTTTCTGTTCATGCTATCCGGTAACGGAACTTGCCAGCGGCAGCATGGTGCTGGCGATGCAGGCCGTGGCGGATCTGGTGGGCAATGCGCAACCGCCTGAAGTGGATTGTCGCCTGGCTTCTCGCTGGTTCCGGCAAAGCTTTCAGCCGCTCAACCGTGAAGCGCCAGCCCTCTGGGATCCTTTCGCCGGTGATTATCCGACCGCAGACGGCTGGATCCGCCTGCATACCAACGCCCCTCATCACCGCGCCGCTATGGAAAGTGTCCTCGGGCAACACAGGGATCGTGCCAGCCTGGCTCAGGCCGTGAAACAGTGGCGTAAAACGGCGCTGGAAGAGGCGGTGATAGCCGCGCAGGGTTGTGCAGCAGAGATGCGCAGCGTGGAAGAGTGGCTTCAGCATCCTCAGGGACAGTCCGTAAGGCAGGAGGCGCTGATAGATCAGAGCCGGCAACCGGAAGCTTCAGCCCCACTCTGGCGTTTATTCCCGGCCCGCCCCTTACAGGGCGTCCGCGTGCTGGATTTGACCCGCATCATTGCCGGTCCTGTTGCGACTCGTTTTCTGGCGGGTCTTGGCGCTGAAGTGTTGCGAATTGATCCTCCGGGCTGGCAGGAGCCAACCCTGGAAGAAGAAGTGACCCTGGGGAAACGCTGCGCCAGGCTGGATCTGAAAACGGCCGATGGCCGGCAGGTGTTTGAAAAACTGCTGGCAGAGGCGGATGTGCTGGTGCATGGCTACCGGGCCGATGCCCTGAACAATCTGGGCTATGACAGCGAAACGCGGCAAAAGATCGCGCCTGGTCTGGTGGATGTCAGCCTCAACGCCTGGGGATGGAGCGGCCCGTGGCGCAACCGTCGCGGCTTTGACAGCCTGGTTCAGATGGGCTGCGGAATTGCTGACAGCGGCCAGAAGTGGCAATCCAGCGACGCGCCCCTGCCGCTTCCCGTTCAGGCGCTTGACCACGCTACTGGCTACCTGATGGCCGCTGCGGTGATTGAAGGTCTGCGTCAGCGGCTGCTGCACAACACCGGTTTCACAGCCCGCCTCTCACTGGCAAGAACGGCCCTGCTGTTGACTGATAATCCCCTGCCCGCTACAGCACAGCCTCAGGAACCCGATACGGAGCTTCCTGAGACAAAGCAGCCACATGGGCCCGACCAGGATTTACCGCACGATCATAATGTAGAAACAGAGATCACCGCATGGGGAATTGGCTATCGCCTGCGCTCACCGCTGTGGTTGCCCGGCACGCCGCTGGTGTGGTCACGCCCGGCTTCTCCGCTGGGGTCAGCACAGCCCTGCTGGCGCAACTGA
- the ghrA gene encoding glyoxylate/hydroxypyruvate reductase GhrA, whose amino-acid sequence MDIIFYHPSFNSQKWINGLQQRLPQARIRQWTTGDDAHADYALVRQPPVEMLQGRKELKGVFALGAGVDDILGQLREHPEMLARGVPLFRLEDTGMGRQMQEYAVYHVLGWFRRFNEYQQQKTRSEWKHLPNYSRADFSIGILGAGVLGSSVAESLKAWGFPVRCWSRSPKNLPGVTSFHGADQLGEFLAGSQVLINLLPNTPQTEGILNRALLSQLKPQAFLLNLARGAHLVEDDLLAALEAGEIKAAALDVFVKEPLESSHAFWSHPDIAITPHNAAVTLPEEAMDYIAKSIALREAGEMPAGLVDVTRGY is encoded by the coding sequence GTGGATATCATTTTTTATCACCCCTCATTTAATTCACAGAAGTGGATCAACGGGTTACAGCAGCGTCTGCCGCAGGCGCGTATTCGTCAGTGGACAACCGGTGACGATGCGCACGCCGATTATGCATTGGTTCGCCAACCGCCTGTTGAAATGTTGCAGGGGCGCAAAGAGTTGAAAGGCGTGTTTGCTCTCGGGGCCGGAGTGGATGATATTCTTGGCCAGCTACGCGAACACCCGGAAATGCTGGCCCGTGGCGTTCCGCTGTTCCGTCTGGAAGACACCGGTATGGGCCGCCAGATGCAGGAATACGCCGTATATCATGTACTAGGCTGGTTCCGCCGTTTTAATGAATATCAGCAGCAGAAAACCCGCTCAGAGTGGAAACATCTGCCCAACTACTCCCGCGCTGACTTCAGCATTGGCATTCTCGGCGCTGGCGTCCTTGGCAGCAGCGTCGCAGAAAGTCTGAAAGCCTGGGGATTCCCGGTTCGTTGCTGGAGCCGCTCGCCGAAAAATCTGCCTGGCGTCACCAGTTTTCATGGTGCAGACCAGCTCGGCGAATTCCTTGCGGGTAGCCAGGTCCTGATCAACCTGTTACCTAACACGCCGCAGACTGAAGGTATCCTTAATCGTGCGTTGCTCAGCCAGCTCAAGCCTCAGGCTTTCCTGCTGAATCTGGCCCGTGGGGCGCATCTGGTCGAAGACGATCTGCTGGCCGCCCTGGAAGCCGGTGAGATCAAAGCTGCCGCGCTGGATGTGTTTGTTAAAGAACCGCTGGAGAGCAGCCACGCTTTCTGGTCGCATCCGGACATCGCCATTACGCCGCATAATGCCGCTGTAACCTTGCCAGAGGAAGCTATGGACTATATCGCCAAATCGATCGCACTGCGGGAAGCGGGTGAGATGCCTGCCGGTCTGGTGGATGTGACGCGCGGCTATTAA
- a CDS encoding phosphatase has protein sequence MYPVDLHMHTVASTHAYSTLRDYVQQAQTCGVRLLAITDHGPDMADAPHYWHFVNMKVWPRVVEGVGILRGIEANIKNTDGDIDCTGPMMDSMDIVVAGFHEPVFAPRDKATHTEAMIAAMASGNVHIISHPGNPKYPVDITAIAEAAAKYNVALELNNSSFTTSRPGSEPNCRAIVAAVRDAGGWISCGSDSHTAFTLGNFEHCLRIMKEVDFPEDRVLNVTPRRLLDFLALRTGKHIAEFADM, from the coding sequence ATGTACCCCGTCGACCTTCATATGCATACCGTTGCCAGCACGCACGCCTACAGCACGCTGCGTGATTATGTTCAGCAGGCTCAGACCTGCGGCGTCAGACTGCTGGCAATCACCGACCACGGCCCCGATATGGCCGACGCGCCGCATTACTGGCATTTTGTGAATATGAAAGTCTGGCCGCGAGTGGTGGAAGGCGTGGGCATTCTGCGAGGCATAGAAGCCAATATCAAAAACACCGACGGCGACATTGACTGTACCGGGCCGATGATGGACTCGATGGACATTGTGGTGGCCGGCTTCCATGAACCGGTTTTCGCCCCGCGTGACAAGGCGACCCATACCGAGGCGATGATTGCGGCGATGGCCAGCGGCAATGTGCATATCATCAGCCATCCCGGCAACCCGAAATACCCGGTAGATATCACAGCGATTGCCGAAGCAGCGGCAAAATATAACGTGGCGCTGGAGCTGAATAACTCCTCTTTCACCACTTCCCGGCCGGGGAGTGAGCCTAACTGCCGCGCCATTGTTGCTGCCGTGCGGGATGCAGGCGGGTGGATCTCCTGTGGGTCAGATTCCCACACTGCTTTTACCCTGGGAAATTTTGAACATTGCCTGCGGATCATGAAGGAAGTGGATTTTCCTGAAGATCGCGTATTAAATGTCACGCCGCGTCGCCTGCTGGATTTCCTGGCGCTGCGCACCGGTAAACACATTGCTGAATTTGCTGATATGTGA
- the phoA gene encoding alkaline phosphatase: protein MKYKSLFTLSLIASVMSSTAWADIAAYSRAAQGDITEPGGARRLSGDQTEALKASLNSNKAKNVILLIGDGMGDSEITAARNYAEGAGGFFKGIDALPLTGQYTHYALDKKTHKPDYVTDSAASATAWSTGVKSYNGAIGVDVNGRDHPSIMEMAKAAGKATGNVSTAELEDATPAAQIAHVTSRKCYGPEKTSELCAANALEKGGKGSIAEQLLNARADVTLGGGGKTFSETAKAGEWQGKTLEEQAKLRGYQWVSDLSGMNAVTEASQDKPVLGLFAQGNMPVRWKGPKATYHGNLEGKPVSCEVNAERPASTPTLAQMTEKAIDLLSKNQNGFFLQVEGASIDKQDHAANPCGQIGETVDLDEAVQKALEFARKEGNTLVIVTADHAHASQIIANDSKAPGLTQTLNTREGGLMTISYGNSEEDSQGHTGTQLRIAAYGPHAANVVGLTDQTDLFYTLKSAMEIQ from the coding sequence ATGAAATATAAAAGTCTGTTTACCCTCTCTCTGATCGCCTCAGTCATGTCATCCACAGCCTGGGCTGATATCGCAGCTTACAGCCGCGCCGCACAGGGTGATATCACTGAGCCTGGCGGCGCACGTCGCCTGAGCGGGGATCAGACCGAGGCGTTGAAAGCTTCCCTCAACAGCAATAAAGCAAAGAACGTCATTTTGCTGATTGGTGATGGCATGGGCGATTCCGAAATTACCGCTGCGCGTAACTACGCAGAAGGCGCAGGCGGATTCTTCAAAGGAATTGATGCATTACCGCTGACCGGCCAGTACACCCACTATGCGCTGGACAAGAAAACCCATAAGCCTGATTACGTCACCGATTCTGCTGCCTCAGCCACCGCATGGAGCACCGGCGTAAAATCCTATAACGGTGCCATTGGTGTGGACGTCAACGGCAGGGACCACCCCTCCATCATGGAAATGGCTAAAGCTGCCGGCAAAGCCACGGGCAACGTTTCCACCGCCGAACTCGAAGATGCCACCCCGGCAGCGCAGATAGCCCATGTCACTTCACGTAAATGTTATGGCCCGGAAAAAACCAGCGAACTTTGCGCGGCCAATGCGCTGGAGAAGGGAGGCAAAGGTTCTATTGCAGAACAATTGCTGAATGCGCGTGCAGACGTGACCCTTGGCGGCGGCGGCAAAACCTTCAGCGAAACCGCAAAAGCGGGCGAGTGGCAGGGGAAAACGCTTGAGGAGCAGGCAAAACTGCGTGGCTATCAGTGGGTTTCCGATCTCTCTGGCATGAACGCTGTTACCGAAGCCAGCCAGGACAAACCGGTGCTGGGGCTGTTTGCCCAGGGGAATATGCCGGTGCGCTGGAAAGGGCCGAAAGCAACGTATCACGGTAACCTGGAGGGCAAGCCGGTAAGCTGTGAAGTCAATGCTGAGCGTCCGGCTTCCACGCCAACGCTGGCACAGATGACGGAAAAAGCGATCGATCTGCTCAGCAAAAATCAAAACGGCTTCTTCCTGCAGGTTGAAGGCGCCTCAATAGATAAGCAGGATCATGCTGCCAACCCTTGCGGCCAGATTGGCGAAACTGTCGACCTGGATGAAGCGGTGCAGAAAGCGCTGGAGTTTGCCCGTAAAGAGGGTAACACGCTGGTCATAGTGACGGCGGATCATGCGCACGCCAGCCAGATTATCGCCAACGACAGCAAAGCACCGGGCCTGACGCAGACGCTGAACACCCGGGAGGGCGGCCTGATGACCATCAGCTACGGCAACTCAGAAGAGGATTCTCAGGGACACACGGGCACGCAACTGCGTATTGCCGCCTACGGCCCGCATGCTGCAAACGTAGTAGGGCTGACCGATCAGACCGACCTGTTCTATACCCTGAAATCAGCGATGGAAATCCAGTAA
- a CDS encoding molecular chaperone produces the protein MNEFSIICRILGSLYNRQPQDPLLVPLFTLLREGKLQQHWPLEQDELLTRLQQHSEPQSLAADYNALFVGSECKVPPYGSHWENGPQENEVRAFLQSRGMPLSDSPADHIGALLLAASWLEDQSAEDELQAQVTLFDDYLLPWCGQFLGKVEAHATTAFYRTLAALSREAIQAMRDELEEEGEV, from the coding sequence ATGAATGAATTTTCCATCATCTGCCGCATTCTCGGCTCGCTGTACAATCGTCAGCCGCAGGATCCGCTGCTGGTGCCGCTGTTTACTCTGCTGCGCGAGGGCAAACTGCAACAGCACTGGCCGCTGGAGCAGGATGAGTTACTGACCCGCTTGCAGCAACACAGTGAGCCTCAGTCGTTGGCGGCAGACTACAACGCCCTGTTCGTGGGCAGCGAATGTAAAGTTCCGCCTTACGGCTCGCACTGGGAAAACGGCCCGCAGGAGAACGAAGTCAGGGCGTTTCTGCAAAGCCGTGGAATGCCGTTAAGTGATTCCCCGGCGGATCATATAGGCGCGCTGCTGCTGGCCGCTTCCTGGCTGGAAGATCAGTCTGCCGAAGACGAATTGCAGGCGCAGGTTACGCTGTTCGACGACTATTTATTACCCTGGTGCGGTCAGTTCCTGGGCAAGGTTGAGGCACATGCCACTACAGCCTTTTATCGCACGCTGGCGGCGTTAAGCCGCGAAGCGATTCAGGCCATGCGTGACGAGCTGGAAGAAGAAGGGGAAGTCTGA
- a CDS encoding oligopeptide:H+ symporter, giving the protein MNTSAQQPATGSSSGTSALFFIQIFATLGFAVLYSTLVLYATKRLGFSEGQANAMMGVFGAFNYGLHLFGGYLGGRYLSNRNLFVLGMVLQVMGCWVLSGQSAEGLYWGLAMFLTGSGLNVTCINMMLTQRFAPDDNRRESAFLWNYAGMNLGFFIGFTGAGYFQLTEHYKSLFLFATLGNAVAIVISLLRWKILADIDTPLLHVSKAQFRLRMVIGLCVLVVLVPLIRLMLTHADFTGSFVIGLGALIFLLLAIATLRHRPREEQRKMAAYLLLALGSLVFWTLYQLAPMGLMLFTEHNINLNVWGIHVAPQWVQNINTLVIVFGGPLLALGFRNMRERGWRIDIPLQFACSLFLIGLGMLVLPLGIMLAGGDGMVAFKWIVISYILQSLGELLISPIGYAMIGKLAPVRYQGVMMGCWMMVTGVASVLAGYVSGLMPENSGSTPALTNPGYSHIFNMLGWGSAAVGLILLMLMPLLRKLIHAR; this is encoded by the coding sequence GTGAACACTTCAGCACAACAACCGGCAACCGGTTCATCCTCCGGTACCAGCGCACTGTTCTTTATCCAAATTTTCGCTACCCTCGGTTTCGCCGTCCTCTACTCCACCCTGGTCCTTTATGCGACTAAACGCCTGGGATTCAGTGAAGGGCAGGCTAATGCCATGATGGGCGTATTCGGCGCATTTAACTATGGCCTGCACCTGTTTGGGGGCTACCTTGGCGGACGCTACCTCAGTAACCGCAACCTCTTTGTACTGGGCATGGTGCTCCAGGTCATGGGCTGCTGGGTACTCTCCGGCCAGAGCGCCGAAGGCCTCTACTGGGGCCTGGCAATGTTCCTCACCGGCAGCGGGCTCAACGTCACCTGCATCAACATGATGCTCACCCAACGCTTTGCCCCGGATGATAACCGCCGTGAAAGCGCATTCCTGTGGAACTACGCCGGAATGAACCTTGGCTTCTTTATCGGCTTTACCGGCGCGGGCTATTTCCAGCTCACCGAACACTACAAATCCCTGTTCCTGTTCGCTACCCTGGGCAATGCCGTGGCCATCGTCATCTCTCTGCTGCGCTGGAAGATCCTCGCCGACATAGACACGCCGCTGCTTCACGTCAGCAAAGCACAATTTCGTCTGAGAATGGTTATCGGCCTCTGTGTGCTGGTGGTTCTGGTGCCCTTGATCCGCCTTATGCTGACGCATGCGGACTTCACCGGATCCTTCGTGATCGGCCTGGGGGCACTGATTTTCCTGCTGCTGGCAATCGCCACGCTGCGCCACAGGCCGCGTGAAGAACAACGCAAAATGGCGGCTTATCTGCTGCTTGCACTGGGATCGCTGGTGTTCTGGACCCTCTACCAACTCGCGCCTATGGGGCTGATGCTCTTCACCGAGCACAATATAAACCTCAATGTCTGGGGCATTCATGTCGCTCCACAGTGGGTGCAGAACATCAATACGCTGGTGATTGTCTTCGGCGGGCCGCTGCTGGCTCTGGGCTTCCGCAATATGCGCGAGCGCGGCTGGCGCATCGATATTCCTCTGCAGTTTGCCTGCTCATTATTCCTGATCGGACTGGGAATGCTGGTACTGCCGCTGGGCATCATGCTGGCAGGTGGCGATGGCATGGTGGCGTTTAAATGGATTGTTATCAGCTACATCCTGCAAAGCCTGGGTGAACTGCTGATCTCGCCGATTGGCTACGCGATGATTGGAAAACTGGCTCCGGTACGCTATCAGGGCGTAATGATGGGCTGCTGGATGATGGTAACGGGTGTGGCTTCGGTGCTGGCGGGGTATGTCTCCGGCCTGATGCCGGAAAACAGCGGCAGCACCCCGGCACTGACCAATCCGGGCTACAGCCACATCTTCAACATGCTGGGATGGGGCAGTGCGGCAGTAGGGCTGATCCTGCTGATGCTAATGCCGCTGCTACGCAAACTCATCCACGCACGCTAA